A portion of the Citrobacter rodentium NBRC 105723 = DSM 16636 genome contains these proteins:
- the asnC gene encoding transcriptional regulator AsnC, which yields MENYQIDNLDRGILDALMENARTAYAELAKQFGVSPGTIHVRVEKMKQAGIITGARIDVSPKQLGYDVGCFIGIILKSAKDYPSALARLESLAEVTEAYYTTGHYSIFIKVMCKSIDALQHVLINKIQTIDEIQSTETLIVLQNPIMRTIKP from the coding sequence ATGGAAAATTATCAGATCGACAATCTGGACCGCGGCATTCTCGACGCCTTAATGGAAAATGCCCGCACCGCCTATGCCGAACTGGCGAAACAGTTTGGCGTCAGCCCCGGGACGATTCACGTGCGGGTAGAAAAGATGAAGCAGGCGGGGATCATCACCGGCGCCCGCATCGATGTCAGCCCCAAGCAGCTGGGCTATGACGTTGGCTGCTTTATCGGCATCATCCTGAAAAGCGCCAAAGATTACCCTTCCGCGCTGGCCAGGCTGGAAAGTCTTGCTGAAGTGACCGAGGCCTATTACACCACCGGCCACTACAGCATCTTTATAAAGGTAATGTGTAAGTCGATCGACGCGCTCCAGCACGTACTTATCAACAAGATCCAAACAATTGATGAAATTCAGTCCACCGAGACATTGATCGTCCTGCAGAACCCGATTATGCGTACCATCAAGCCATAG
- the asnA gene encoding aspartate--ammonia ligase: MKTAYIAKQRQISFVKSHFSRQLEERLGLIEVQAPILSRVGDGTQDNLSGCEKAVQVKVKALPDAQFEVVHSLAKWKRQTLGQHDFSAGEGLYTHMKALRPDEDRLSPLHSVYVDQWDWERVMGDGERHFSTLKSTVEAIWAGIKATEAAVSKEFGLAPFLPDEIHFVHSQDLLTRFPHLDAKGRERAIAKELGAVFLIGIGGKLSDGHRHDVRAPDYDDWSSASELGYAGLNGDILVWNPVLEDAFEISSMGIRVDAEALKRQLQLTGDEDRLSLEWHQALLRGEMPQTIGGGIGQSRLTMLLLQLPHIGQVQCGVWPAQVRENVPSLL; this comes from the coding sequence ATGAAAACCGCTTATATCGCCAAACAACGTCAAATTAGCTTCGTGAAATCGCACTTCTCTCGTCAGCTTGAGGAGCGTCTGGGTCTGATTGAAGTTCAGGCGCCGATTCTGAGCCGGGTAGGCGATGGCACGCAGGATAACTTGTCTGGCTGTGAAAAAGCGGTGCAGGTAAAAGTGAAAGCGCTGCCTGACGCCCAGTTCGAAGTGGTGCATTCACTGGCGAAGTGGAAACGTCAGACTCTGGGTCAGCATGACTTCAGCGCGGGTGAAGGGCTGTACACGCACATGAAAGCCCTGCGTCCGGATGAAGACCGGCTTTCTCCATTACACTCGGTCTACGTTGACCAGTGGGACTGGGAGCGCGTGATGGGCGACGGCGAACGTCATTTTTCCACCCTGAAAAGCACGGTAGAGGCTATCTGGGCGGGAATTAAGGCGACTGAAGCCGCGGTCAGCAAAGAGTTTGGTCTGGCGCCGTTCCTGCCGGATGAGATCCACTTTGTTCACAGTCAGGATCTGTTGACGCGTTTTCCGCATCTGGATGCTAAAGGCCGCGAGCGCGCCATTGCGAAAGAGCTGGGCGCGGTATTCCTGATTGGTATCGGCGGTAAGCTCAGCGACGGACACCGTCATGACGTTCGCGCCCCGGATTATGATGACTGGAGCTCCGCCTCTGAACTGGGCTATGCCGGGCTGAACGGCGATATTCTGGTGTGGAACCCGGTACTGGAAGACGCTTTCGAGATCTCCTCAATGGGTATCCGCGTTGATGCTGAGGCGCTGAAACGTCAGCTTCAGCTCACCGGTGATGAAGACCGTCTGAGCCTGGAATGGCACCAGGCGCTGCTGCGCGGTGAAATGCCGCAGACCATCGGCGGCGGTATCGGCCAGTCCCGCCTGACCATGCTGCTGCTGCAACTGCCGCACATCGGACAGGTGCAGTGCGGCGTGTGGCCTGCGCAGGTGCGTGAAAACGTTCCGTCTCTGCTGTAA
- the mioC gene encoding FMN-binding protein MioC translates to MADITLISGSTLGGAEYVAEHLAEKLEEAGFSTETLHGPLSEELSPSGIWLVISSTHGAGDIPDNLLPFYEELQAQKPDLSQVRFGAIGIGSREYDTFCGAIEKIEAELKRAGAKQIGETLKINILEHDIPEDPAEAWLGSWINLLK, encoded by the coding sequence ATGGCAGATATTACTCTTATCAGCGGCAGCACCCTCGGCGGTGCGGAATACGTGGCGGAACATCTGGCTGAGAAGCTGGAAGAGGCCGGTTTTTCAACCGAAACCCTGCACGGTCCGCTGTCAGAAGAGCTATCTCCCTCCGGGATCTGGCTGGTGATCAGTTCCACCCACGGCGCGGGGGACATACCGGACAATCTGCTTCCTTTCTATGAAGAGCTTCAGGCGCAGAAGCCCGATCTGTCACAGGTCCGGTTTGGTGCGATTGGCATCGGCAGCCGTGAATATGACACCTTCTGCGGCGCGATCGAAAAGATAGAAGCGGAACTGAAGCGTGCAGGCGCGAAACAGATCGGCGAAACGCTTAAGATCAACATCCTTGAACACGATATTCCGGAAGATCCGGCGGAAGCCTGGCTGGGATCGTGGATTAATTTACTCAAATAA